A stretch of Vigna angularis cultivar LongXiaoDou No.4 chromosome 4, ASM1680809v1, whole genome shotgun sequence DNA encodes these proteins:
- the LOC108341895 gene encoding plastocyanin: MAAVTSAAVAIPSFTGLKASGTTKASAAVKVSVPQAPRFGIKASLKDLGAAVVATAASAVLASNAMALEVLLGAGDGSLVFVPSDFSVASGEQIVFKNNAGFPHNVVFDEDEIPSGVDAGSISMPEEELLNGPGETYSVTLSAKGSYSFYCSPHQGAGMVGKVTVN, encoded by the coding sequence ATGGCCGCCGTCACCTCCGCCGCCGTCGCAATTCCCTCATTCACCGGCCTCAAGGCGAGTGGAACAACCAAAGCGAGTGCCGCGGTTAAAGTCTCAGTTCCCCAGGCCCCACGCTTCGGTATCAAGGCTTCCCTCAAAGACCTTGGAGCCGCCGTAGTGGCCACCGCCGCCAGCGCCGTCCTCGCCAGCAATGCCATGGCCCTCGAAGTCTTGCTCGGTGCCGGTGACGGCTCTCTAGTCTTCGTTCCCAGCGACTTCTCCGTGGCCTCCGGGGAACAGATCGTGTTCAAGAACAACGCAGGGTTCCCGCACAACGTTGTTTTCGATGAGGACGAGATTCCCAGTGGGGTGGATGCAGGGTCAATCTCTATGCCGGAGGAAGAGTTGCTGAATGGACCTGGTGAGACTTACAGCGTCACTTTGAGTGCCAAGGGATCCTACAGTTTCTACTGCTCGCCTCACCAAGGAGCTGGTATGGTTGGAAAAGTCACTGTTAACTGA